The DNA segment TGGACGAATCTATGCTGACGGGCGAATCGAACCCCATCTACAAGAGCCCGGGAGACGAAGTGGTTGGGGGATCAGTGAACTTGGAGGGATCAGTGAAGGTGGAGGTCAGACGGACTGGAAAGGAGAGCTACCTGATGCAGGTGCTCGAGCTCGTGAGGAGAGCGCAGGAATCTAGGTCGAGGACCCAAGACCTGGCGAACAGGGCGTCCCGCTGGTTGACCATCATTTCCATAAGCGTGGGGACCGTGACGTTCTTGGCTTGGCTATGGGCGGGTATGCCTTCCGTCTTCTCTCTGGAGAGGAGCGTTACCGTAATGGTAATCACGTGCCCCCACGCCTTGGGCCTCGCAATCCCACTGGTTGTTGCAGTTTCCACTTCCCTGTCGGCCAAGAAGGGAATACTCATCAGGGACAGGGAGGCGTTCGAGAGGGCAAGGGATGTGGATATTGTCGTTTTTGACAAGACCGGTACCCTCACGGAGGGAAGGTTTGAGGTGACGGATGTGATCCCCCTCGGGCTTGAACGCGATGATACGCTCAGGCTCGCCGCATCGCTGGAATCGAGGTCAGAACATCCCATAGCTAGGGGGATAGTGGAGAAGGCGGATAAGGAGGGGCTGGAACTAGAGGAAGCGAGTGAATTCAGGGCCATTCCGGGTAAGGGAGCTGAAGGGGTCGTAAATGGAAGGAGGGTCGTGGTCGCCAGTCCAAAGCTCCTCGAAGAATTGAGTCTAGGCGACAGAATCGAGGTAGAGGTGAAGAGGGTCATAGGACAGGGAAAGACCGTGATATTCCTCGTAGTGGACGGGGAGCTAGCTGGGGCCATAGCTCTTGCTGACAGGATAAGGGACGAGTCGAAAGAAGCAGTATCCAAACTGAGGGAGAGGGGCGTCAAGGTCTACATGCTCACCGGAGACAACCAGAAGGTGGCTAAATGGGTCGCCGATGAGCTGGG comes from the Thermoproteota archaeon genome and includes:
- a CDS encoding heavy metal translocating P-type ATPase; translation: MDQVHEHGKEHSHTDGHADHSSHHKRMMEDFKRRFIISALVTVPILILSPLVQSFLGIRVGFLGSNLLLFALSLFVYLYGGKPFLAGMRDEIMKRSPGMMTLIALAISVAFFYSSAVSFGLPGRTFYWELVTLIDIMLLGHYIEMRSVLGASRALEELVKLMPTEAHLIENGEVRDVPVSYLKPGNVVLVKPGEKIPADGIVVEGETSVDESMLTGESNPIYKSPGDEVVGGSVNLEGSVKVEVRRTGKESYLMQVLELVRRAQESRSRTQDLANRASRWLTIISISVGTVTFLAWLWAGMPSVFSLERSVTVMVITCPHALGLAIPLVVAVSTSLSAKKGILIRDREAFERARDVDIVVFDKTGTLTEGRFEVTDVIPLGLERDDTLRLAASLESRSEHPIARGIVEKADKEGLELEEASEFRAIPGKGAEGVVNGRRVVVASPKLLEELSLGDRIEVEVKRVIGQGKTVIFLVVDGELAGAIALADRIRDESKEAVSKLRERGVKVYMLTGDNQKVAKWVADELGLDGYFAEVLPHEKAEKVEELKSLGVVAMVGDGINDAPALVQSDVGIAIGAGTDVAIESADIV